In Montipora foliosa isolate CH-2021 chromosome 13, ASM3666993v2, whole genome shotgun sequence, one DNA window encodes the following:
- the LOC137982966 gene encoding peroxisomal ATPase PEX1-like isoform X2 yields MLLSLGIGPGPHGWEASALTTTPSLQPKVDLDPAVDCLRLDEFTEVVVSPKTRSFSPLEDPQQSPFAQGNDHLSSASEEQPLFESALSDRCIGDYDAEVTKANSSCSDTEERADLAETSLMSRFSVYLQTLLYGHKQGSVDENESHSLADGSTQQLTTVGSSSEVSPKRNDDVVKEAEFRMCLRVQPEFTIDNIKSKKTPVSKSLSMRCTSLQHSLSFYSLQPLAVFVDVSSLPPLVYKSWTDNLELLPLGNGTVVKTMQICRLQSPKERSSLSHTSNTKTHDGFSNSDVEASNHSSPVGEETDEESNDVSLHSCIVAMVMTSSDHTIRFEQGSCKVEQAEHVLPGHVIVSKDLCQLLDLKDLSLVKLQSISYGPAEINGIVLQPFENTRLKNISDESLLEAFQEWLCSVCSEDIPFVLCSGMLLTLDMPQESHPLQFIVTVLSSQKTPHSSDKLPYYHLTPCRLKNVTVVVGMPCNFPFSPRQGVTTQDKSSQHSKHRITDLGGVTEIFHKCLDHALSALKQRPLANHLGGNLITGLRSGALLICGSSSGAGNGCGKTALAHAVCHQLHQWPVCAHVTVVDCIPFRGKRVETIQKQWQQIFVEAAWHQPSVILFDDLDQIVSAPSALQEMGGEALYKQRLAQVFKELVDMEIENNSRVIVIATSKSHDSLHPSLLTSRGCHVFRCCVELQPPDANQRKEILCKMMKTRFSVEQSCEVELSSLVKKTEGFSLKDLGSLQDRACHQAAIRKMKTSKERGATPDINIEDYDNALEGFTPAALRGVTLHTAGELGWSDVGGLASVKDALMETLLWPTKYSWLFSKCPLRLRSGLLLYGPPGTGKTLLAGVVAKECRLNFISIKGPELLSKYIGASEQAVRDMFTRAQSAKPCVLFFDEFDSLAPRRGHDSTGVTDRVVNQLLTQLDGVEGLDSVYVLAATSRPDLIDPALLRPGRLDKCLYCGIPNKSERLQILQALSKSLTLADDTDLDVIVDMCNNFTGADFKALLYNAQLAAIHRSTNSSQLYEGLFSERDSETEVLAEIPGTEQFTRDVIYIPSLTEGIARPTGEELNKIRCEVVGLQDQLKQNERDRKLGSTTRNVPKHQAASGIKITQSDLLQAASSMGPSVSEIERHRYKSIYETFVKSRGGEFSESLPGQGRATLA; encoded by the exons ATGTTGCTGAGTCTGGGGATTGGACCTGGGCCACAtgggtgggaagcgagtgctctcaccactacaccatcccTGCAGCCCAAAG TTGATCTGGATCCTGCTGTTGATTGCTTGAGGCTTGATGAGTTTACAGAGGTGGTTGTTTCGCCAAAGACAAGAAGTTTCTCTCCTTTGGAAGATCCTCAACAGTCTCCTTTTGCACAAGGAAATGATCACTTGTCGTCAGCAAGTGAAGAACAACCCTTGTTTGAAAGTGCACTATCTGATCGGTGTATTGGGGATTATGATGCCGAAGTGACTAAGGCAAATTCTAGTTGCTCAGACACAGAGGAACGTGCTGACCTTGCTGAGACTTCCTTGATGTCAAGATTTTCTGTTTATcttcaaacattgttatatgGCCATAAACAAGGTTCTGTTGATGAAAATGAGTCTCATAGTTTAGCAGATGGATCAACTCAGCAGTTAACAACTGTTGGCTCTTCTTCTGAGGTTTCTCCAAAGCGCAATGATGACGTTGTCAAAGAAGCTGAATTTCGCATGTGCTTGAGAGTTCAGCCAGAGTTCACAATAGACAAtattaaatcaaagaaaacaccTGTTTCAAAATCCTTATCAATGCGCTGCACATCCTTGCAGCATTCTCTGAGCTTTTATTCGTTACAGCCTTTAGCAGTGTTTGTAGATGTTTCTTCATTGCCACCCCTAGTTTACAAGTCTTGGACTGATAATTTGGAATTACTTCCTCTTGGTAATGGAACAGTGGTAAAAACTATGCAAATTTGTAGATTACAGTCTCCAAAAGAGAGAAGTTCCTTAAGTCACACAAGTAACACAAAGACCCATGATGGTTTTTCAAACAgtgatgttgaagcttcaaacCACTCCAGTCCAGTGGGAG AGGAAACTGATGAAGAATCTAATGATGTGTCTCTGCATAGTTGtattgttgctatggtgatgACAAGTAGTGACCATACCATCCGATTTGAGCAAGGGTCCTGTAAAGTGGAACAAGCTGAGCATGTATTACCAGGTCATGTTATAGTGTCAAAAGATCTGTGCCAGCTACTAGATTTAAAGGATCTATCAttagtcaaacttcagagcATATCATATGGTCCAGCAGAAATCAATGGTATTGTTTTGCAGCCTTTTGAGAACACCAGACTCAAG AACATTTCAGATGAATCTTTATTGGAAGCTTTCCAAGagtggctatgttctgtttgTAGTGAAGACATTCCCTTTGTGCTTTGTAGTGGAATGCTGTTGACCCTTGACATGCCTCAAG aaagCCACCCTCTTCAGTTTATAGTCACTGTGTTGAGCTCTCAGAAGACTCCACATTCATCAGATAAGCTTCCATACTATCACCTTACACCTTGCAGACTTAAGAATGTGACAGTTGTTGTTGGGATGCCATGTAACTTTCCATTTAGTCCTCGTCAAGGAGTAACAACCCAAGATAAGAGCTCACAACATTCCAAGCATAGGATCACAGATCTAGG CGGTGTAACAGAAATCTTTCACAAATGCCTGGATCATGCCCTGTCTGCTTTAAAACAACGACCACTTGCCAATCACCTTGGAGGTAACCTCATCACTGGTCTACGAAGTGGTGCTCTGTTAATATGTGGCAGTAGTTCAGGAGCTGGGAATGGCTGTGGCAAGACAGCTCTTGCCCATGCAGTGTGCCATCAACTTCACCAATGGCCTGTGTGTGCACATGTAACAGTAGTGGATTGTATACCTTTTAgag GAAAAAGAGTTGAGACCATTCAAAAACAGTGGCAGCAGATCTTTGTTGAAGCTGCTTGGCATCAGCCATCTGTTATTCTCTTTGATGATCTGGATCAAATTGTGTCAGCTCCTAGTGCCTTGCAAGAAATGGGTGGAGAAGCTCTGTACAAACAACGACTTGCTCAAG tatTCAAAGAACTTGTTGATATGGAAATTGAGAACAACAGCAGAGTAATTGTCATAGCAACCAGCAAGTCTCATGATTCATTGCACCCTTCATTACTGACATCAAGAGGGTGCCATGTCTTTCGCTGCTGTGTGGAGCTTCAGCCACCAGATGCTAATCAGAGAAAAGAGATCTTGTgcaaaatgatgaaaacaagATTTTCTGTGGAACAGTCTTGTGAAGTAGAACTCAG TTCCTTGGTGAAGAAGACAGAGGGATTTTCACTCAAAGACCTGGGATCACTGCAAGACCGTGCTTGTCATCAGGCAGCAATAAGAAAGATGAAAACTTCTAAAG AAAGAGGGGCCACCCCTGACATCAATATAGAGGATTATGACAATGCCCTTGAAGGCTTCACTCCAGCAGCATTAAGGGGAGTAACATTGCACACAGCTGGAGAATTAGGTTGGTCTGATGTTGGTGGACTGGCTTCTGTTAAGGATGCTCTCATGGAAACCCTGCTGTGGCCAACAAAG TATTCCTGGTTATTTAGCAAGTGTCCTCTGCGACTGAGATCAGGACTTCTTCTCTATGGACCTCCTGGAACTGGGAAGACTCTTCTGGCCGGTGTAGTTGCCAAGGAGTGTAGGCTCAATTTTATCAGCATCAAGGGTCCTGAGCTATTGAGCAAATACATTGGAGCCAGTGAACAGGCAGTCAGAGATATGTTCACAAG AGCCCAGAGTGCCAAACCATGTGTCCTCTTCTTTGACGAGTTTGATTCCCTGGCACCTCGGCGTGGCCATGACAGCACAGGAGTAACGGATAGAGTTGTTAATCAACTGCTCACTCAGTTAGATGGCGTGGAGGGACTGGATAGTGTTTATGTTCTTGCTGCCACAAGCCGCCCAGATTTGATTGACCCAGCTCTCCTGAGACCGGGAAGACTGGACAAGTGTTTATACTGTGGGATTCCAAATAAG tcaGAGAGGTTACAGATCCTGCAAGCCCTATCAAAGTCACTTACTCTAGCTGATGACACTGACTTAGATGTAATAGTGGACATGTGCAACAATTTTACTGGAGCAGACTTCAAAGCACTGTTGTATAATGCCCAGTTAGCAGCAATACATAGGAGTACAAACAGTAGTCAACTTTACGAAGGACTGTTCAGCGAGAGAGACAGTGAAACGGAAGTTCTTGCAGAAATTCCTGGAACAGAGCAGTTTACCAGAGATGTAATTTACATCCCCAGCTTGACTGAGGGAATTGCACGTCCCACAGGCGAGGAACTGAATAAAATACGTTGTGAG GTTGTGGGTTTACAAGATCAACTGAAGCAAAATGAAAGGGATAGAAAG
- the LOC137982966 gene encoding peroxisomal ATPase PEX1-like isoform X1 has protein sequence MNRVRSACVKTNSSKSCFISLTSDLAEAIGRRIQGQPFALLLQWLNGKAFTSWSGEVIHGKKYESWTGTQSTIEIGRKFADALGLDDNEEVIVEPVVGIPSCNRICVDPVSIDDWEILELHAGYIENQLLHQVRVVFLGQLLPIWIQNHMCVVVKIVDLDPAVDCLRLDEFTEVVVSPKTRSFSPLEDPQQSPFAQGNDHLSSASEEQPLFESALSDRCIGDYDAEVTKANSSCSDTEERADLAETSLMSRFSVYLQTLLYGHKQGSVDENESHSLADGSTQQLTTVGSSSEVSPKRNDDVVKEAEFRMCLRVQPEFTIDNIKSKKTPVSKSLSMRCTSLQHSLSFYSLQPLAVFVDVSSLPPLVYKSWTDNLELLPLGNGTVVKTMQICRLQSPKERSSLSHTSNTKTHDGFSNSDVEASNHSSPVGEETDEESNDVSLHSCIVAMVMTSSDHTIRFEQGSCKVEQAEHVLPGHVIVSKDLCQLLDLKDLSLVKLQSISYGPAEINGIVLQPFENTRLKNISDESLLEAFQEWLCSVCSEDIPFVLCSGMLLTLDMPQESHPLQFIVTVLSSQKTPHSSDKLPYYHLTPCRLKNVTVVVGMPCNFPFSPRQGVTTQDKSSQHSKHRITDLGGVTEIFHKCLDHALSALKQRPLANHLGGNLITGLRSGALLICGSSSGAGNGCGKTALAHAVCHQLHQWPVCAHVTVVDCIPFRGKRVETIQKQWQQIFVEAAWHQPSVILFDDLDQIVSAPSALQEMGGEALYKQRLAQVFKELVDMEIENNSRVIVIATSKSHDSLHPSLLTSRGCHVFRCCVELQPPDANQRKEILCKMMKTRFSVEQSCEVELSSLVKKTEGFSLKDLGSLQDRACHQAAIRKMKTSKERGATPDINIEDYDNALEGFTPAALRGVTLHTAGELGWSDVGGLASVKDALMETLLWPTKYSWLFSKCPLRLRSGLLLYGPPGTGKTLLAGVVAKECRLNFISIKGPELLSKYIGASEQAVRDMFTRAQSAKPCVLFFDEFDSLAPRRGHDSTGVTDRVVNQLLTQLDGVEGLDSVYVLAATSRPDLIDPALLRPGRLDKCLYCGIPNKSERLQILQALSKSLTLADDTDLDVIVDMCNNFTGADFKALLYNAQLAAIHRSTNSSQLYEGLFSERDSETEVLAEIPGTEQFTRDVIYIPSLTEGIARPTGEELNKIRCEVVGLQDQLKQNERDRKLGSTTRNVPKHQAASGIKITQSDLLQAASSMGPSVSEIERHRYKSIYETFVKSRGGEFSESLPGQGRATLA, from the exons ATGAATCGGGTGAGATCAGCCTGTGTGAAAACCAACTCATCGAAAAGTTGTTTTATCAGCCTAACTAGTGATCTCGCAGAGGCGATAGGACGACGAATTCAG GGTCAGCCCTTTGCTCTTCTTTTACAATGGCTTAATGGCAAAGCCTTTACTAGCTGGTCTGGTGAAGTGATTCACGGGAAGAAATATGAATCTTGGACAGGAACACAATCAACTATTGAAATTGGTAGAAAGTTTGCTGATGCACTAGGATTGGATGACAATGAAGAG GTCATTGTTGAACCAGTTGTTGGTATTCCATCCTGTAACCGGATTTGTGTGGATCCTGTCAGCATTGATGACTGGGAGATCCTA GAACTGCATGCAGGATACATTGAGAACCAGTTGCTTCATCAAGTGAGAGTCGTCTTTCTTGGTCAGCTGCTTCCGATTTGGATCCAAAACCATATGTGTGTAGTTGTTAAAATTG TTGATCTGGATCCTGCTGTTGATTGCTTGAGGCTTGATGAGTTTACAGAGGTGGTTGTTTCGCCAAAGACAAGAAGTTTCTCTCCTTTGGAAGATCCTCAACAGTCTCCTTTTGCACAAGGAAATGATCACTTGTCGTCAGCAAGTGAAGAACAACCCTTGTTTGAAAGTGCACTATCTGATCGGTGTATTGGGGATTATGATGCCGAAGTGACTAAGGCAAATTCTAGTTGCTCAGACACAGAGGAACGTGCTGACCTTGCTGAGACTTCCTTGATGTCAAGATTTTCTGTTTATcttcaaacattgttatatgGCCATAAACAAGGTTCTGTTGATGAAAATGAGTCTCATAGTTTAGCAGATGGATCAACTCAGCAGTTAACAACTGTTGGCTCTTCTTCTGAGGTTTCTCCAAAGCGCAATGATGACGTTGTCAAAGAAGCTGAATTTCGCATGTGCTTGAGAGTTCAGCCAGAGTTCACAATAGACAAtattaaatcaaagaaaacaccTGTTTCAAAATCCTTATCAATGCGCTGCACATCCTTGCAGCATTCTCTGAGCTTTTATTCGTTACAGCCTTTAGCAGTGTTTGTAGATGTTTCTTCATTGCCACCCCTAGTTTACAAGTCTTGGACTGATAATTTGGAATTACTTCCTCTTGGTAATGGAACAGTGGTAAAAACTATGCAAATTTGTAGATTACAGTCTCCAAAAGAGAGAAGTTCCTTAAGTCACACAAGTAACACAAAGACCCATGATGGTTTTTCAAACAgtgatgttgaagcttcaaacCACTCCAGTCCAGTGGGAG AGGAAACTGATGAAGAATCTAATGATGTGTCTCTGCATAGTTGtattgttgctatggtgatgACAAGTAGTGACCATACCATCCGATTTGAGCAAGGGTCCTGTAAAGTGGAACAAGCTGAGCATGTATTACCAGGTCATGTTATAGTGTCAAAAGATCTGTGCCAGCTACTAGATTTAAAGGATCTATCAttagtcaaacttcagagcATATCATATGGTCCAGCAGAAATCAATGGTATTGTTTTGCAGCCTTTTGAGAACACCAGACTCAAG AACATTTCAGATGAATCTTTATTGGAAGCTTTCCAAGagtggctatgttctgtttgTAGTGAAGACATTCCCTTTGTGCTTTGTAGTGGAATGCTGTTGACCCTTGACATGCCTCAAG aaagCCACCCTCTTCAGTTTATAGTCACTGTGTTGAGCTCTCAGAAGACTCCACATTCATCAGATAAGCTTCCATACTATCACCTTACACCTTGCAGACTTAAGAATGTGACAGTTGTTGTTGGGATGCCATGTAACTTTCCATTTAGTCCTCGTCAAGGAGTAACAACCCAAGATAAGAGCTCACAACATTCCAAGCATAGGATCACAGATCTAGG CGGTGTAACAGAAATCTTTCACAAATGCCTGGATCATGCCCTGTCTGCTTTAAAACAACGACCACTTGCCAATCACCTTGGAGGTAACCTCATCACTGGTCTACGAAGTGGTGCTCTGTTAATATGTGGCAGTAGTTCAGGAGCTGGGAATGGCTGTGGCAAGACAGCTCTTGCCCATGCAGTGTGCCATCAACTTCACCAATGGCCTGTGTGTGCACATGTAACAGTAGTGGATTGTATACCTTTTAgag GAAAAAGAGTTGAGACCATTCAAAAACAGTGGCAGCAGATCTTTGTTGAAGCTGCTTGGCATCAGCCATCTGTTATTCTCTTTGATGATCTGGATCAAATTGTGTCAGCTCCTAGTGCCTTGCAAGAAATGGGTGGAGAAGCTCTGTACAAACAACGACTTGCTCAAG tatTCAAAGAACTTGTTGATATGGAAATTGAGAACAACAGCAGAGTAATTGTCATAGCAACCAGCAAGTCTCATGATTCATTGCACCCTTCATTACTGACATCAAGAGGGTGCCATGTCTTTCGCTGCTGTGTGGAGCTTCAGCCACCAGATGCTAATCAGAGAAAAGAGATCTTGTgcaaaatgatgaaaacaagATTTTCTGTGGAACAGTCTTGTGAAGTAGAACTCAG TTCCTTGGTGAAGAAGACAGAGGGATTTTCACTCAAAGACCTGGGATCACTGCAAGACCGTGCTTGTCATCAGGCAGCAATAAGAAAGATGAAAACTTCTAAAG AAAGAGGGGCCACCCCTGACATCAATATAGAGGATTATGACAATGCCCTTGAAGGCTTCACTCCAGCAGCATTAAGGGGAGTAACATTGCACACAGCTGGAGAATTAGGTTGGTCTGATGTTGGTGGACTGGCTTCTGTTAAGGATGCTCTCATGGAAACCCTGCTGTGGCCAACAAAG TATTCCTGGTTATTTAGCAAGTGTCCTCTGCGACTGAGATCAGGACTTCTTCTCTATGGACCTCCTGGAACTGGGAAGACTCTTCTGGCCGGTGTAGTTGCCAAGGAGTGTAGGCTCAATTTTATCAGCATCAAGGGTCCTGAGCTATTGAGCAAATACATTGGAGCCAGTGAACAGGCAGTCAGAGATATGTTCACAAG AGCCCAGAGTGCCAAACCATGTGTCCTCTTCTTTGACGAGTTTGATTCCCTGGCACCTCGGCGTGGCCATGACAGCACAGGAGTAACGGATAGAGTTGTTAATCAACTGCTCACTCAGTTAGATGGCGTGGAGGGACTGGATAGTGTTTATGTTCTTGCTGCCACAAGCCGCCCAGATTTGATTGACCCAGCTCTCCTGAGACCGGGAAGACTGGACAAGTGTTTATACTGTGGGATTCCAAATAAG tcaGAGAGGTTACAGATCCTGCAAGCCCTATCAAAGTCACTTACTCTAGCTGATGACACTGACTTAGATGTAATAGTGGACATGTGCAACAATTTTACTGGAGCAGACTTCAAAGCACTGTTGTATAATGCCCAGTTAGCAGCAATACATAGGAGTACAAACAGTAGTCAACTTTACGAAGGACTGTTCAGCGAGAGAGACAGTGAAACGGAAGTTCTTGCAGAAATTCCTGGAACAGAGCAGTTTACCAGAGATGTAATTTACATCCCCAGCTTGACTGAGGGAATTGCACGTCCCACAGGCGAGGAACTGAATAAAATACGTTGTGAG GTTGTGGGTTTACAAGATCAACTGAAGCAAAATGAAAGGGATAGAAAG
- the LOC137982241 gene encoding tubulin beta-4B chain, which produces MREIVHLQAGQCGNQIGAKFWEVISDEHGIDPTGTYHGDSDLQLERINVYYNEATGGKYVPRAVLVDLEPGTMDSVRSGPFGQIFRPDNFVFGQSGAGNNWAKGHYTEGAELVDSVLDVVRKEAESCDCLQGFQLTHSLGGGTGSGMGTLLISKIREEYPDRIMNTFSVVPSPKVSDTVVEPYNATLSVHQLVENTDETYCIDNEALYDICFRTLKLTTPTYGDLNHLVSATMSGVTTCLRFPGQLNADLRKLAVNMVPFPRLHFFMPGFAPLTSRGSQQYRALTVPELTQQMFDAKNMMAACDPRHGRYLTVAAMFRGRMSMKEVDEQMLNVQNKNSSYFVEWIPNNVKTAVCDIPPRGLKMSATFVGNSTAIQELFKRISEQFTAMFRRKAFLHWYTGEGMDEMEFTEAESNMNDLVSEYQQYQDATAEEEGEFDEEEEEEGEAA; this is translated from the exons ATGCGTGAAATCGTTCATCTTCAAGCAGGCCAATGCGGAAACCAAATCGGTGCAAAG TTTTGGGAAGTTATCTCCGACGAACATGGAATTGATCCAACCGGGACCTATCACGGAGACTCTGACCTTCAGTTGGAAAGAATAAACGTCTACTACAATGAAGCAACTG gaggaaaatatgtcccCAGGGCTGTATTAGTAGACTTAGAACCTGGTACGATGGATTCAGTTCGCTCCGGACCTTTCGGACAAATTTTTAGACCTGATAACTTTGTTTTCG GACAAAGTGGAGCTGGCAACAACTGGGCGAAGGGACATTACACAGAGGGCGCTGAACTTGTCGACTCTGTACTTGATGTTGTCCGAAAAGAAGCTGAAAGCTGTGATTGCTTGCAAGGATTCCAACTCACGCACTCATTGGGTGGCGGAACCGGCTCGGGAATGGGGACCTTGCTGATATCAAAGATCCGCGAAGAATATCCCGACCGAATTATGAACACTTTTAGCGTTGTTCCCTCACCTAAAGTCTCTGATACCGTGGTTGAACCATACAACGCAACGCTCTCAGTACATCAACTGGTCGAGAATACCGATGAGACATACTGCATTGACAACGAAGCTCTTTATGATATCTGCTTTAGGACTTTGAAACTCACCACACCTACTTATGGCGATTTAAACCATCTTGTCTCCGCTACGATGAGTGGTGTAACAACCTGCCTTCGATTTCCCGGCCAG CTCAACGCTGATTTGCGAAAACTTGCGGTAAATATGGTGCCCTTTCCCCGTCTTCACTTTTTCATGCCCGGATTCGCTCCTCTGACCAGCCGCGGTTCCCAGCAGTATCGCGCTCTGACTGTTCCAGAGCTGACACAGCAGATGTTTGACGCCAAGAACATGATGGCGGCTTGCGACCCCCGTCACGGCAGATACCTGACAGTAGCAGCCATGTTCCGAGGCCGAATGTCAATGAAGGAAGTGGACGAACAAATGCTGAATGTCCAGAATAAGAACAGCTCATATTTTGTGGAGTGGATCCCTAACAATGTCAAGACAGCCGTGTGTGATATTCCTCCTCGAGGTCTTAAAATGTCCGCCACCTTTGTGGGTAACAGCACTGCCATTCAAGAGCTATTCAAACGCATCAGTGAGCAGTTTACTGCTATGTTTAGACGCAAAGCGTTCTTGCATTGGTACACTGGTGAAGGGATGGATGAAATGGAATTCACAGAG GCTGAATCCAACATGAATGACCTTGTTTCTGAGTACCAACAATACCAGGATGCAACTGCTGAAGAAGAAGGTGAATTTGacgaggaagaggaggaggaaggCGAAGCTGCATAA